The Pseudomonas sp. LFM046 region GCTGGCCAAGGACCTCGCCGAGCGCGGCTGGACCACCGGCGACCTGACCACCTTCCTCAAGCACGGCATCAGCGACCAGGGTTCGGTGTTCAACGAGATGTACCCGGTGCTGCACCACAGCACCCAGTTCCTGCCGGTCGACGATCACCGCGCCATGGCCGTCTACCTGCTGGGCGAGGAGGCGCCGGCGCCGCGCAAGATCGCTGCGTTGACCGAGGACAAGCTGGGCGAAAGCGCCCAGCGCGGACGCCAGAACTACCTCAACGTCTGTGCCGGCTGCCACGGTGCGTCGGGCGAGGGCGTGCCCCATGTGGCCGTGGCGATGAACGGCAACACTACCCTGCGCCTGGCGGATTCGCGCAACCTGCTGCGGGTGATCGACGACGGCATTCGCGAGCAGCAGTTCGGCGGTTTCGAGCGGATGCAGCCGATGCCCGGCTTCAGGGATAAACTCGACGACGGCCAGATGCGCGACCTGCTCAACTACCTGCGCCAGACCTGGGGCGGCCTCGAATCCGAGGTGGGCCCGGAGCGGGTGGCGGAGCTGCGCGGCGAAGCCCAGTCCCACTGACAGCTTGTAAAGGCGAATCCCCGATGCAACACCTTGATCTGCTGGTGGTGCGCAAGGCCCTGGAGTGGTCCAGGGCCGGTGAGCGCGTGTGGCTCTGCACCGTCCTTGCGACCTACGGCTCAGCACCTCGCGCGCCGGGTTCGCTGCTGGCGGCGACCGCGTCCGGGCACTGGATCGGTTCGTTATCCGGCGGCTGCGTGGAGGATGACTTCCTCGAGCGCCTGGCCGCCGGCGCGTTCCCTGAGCCCGTGCAACTGGTGCGCTACGGTGATGGCAGCGACGAGCGCTCGCAGATCCGTCTGCCCTGTGGCGGCGTGCTGGAAGTGCTGGTGGAGAACCTGCCCTCCGATTGCGACGTCCAGGCCCACCTGCGCGAGCTGGAAAGCGCCCTCGCCGGCCAGCGCCGGCTGATCCGCGAACTCTCGTTGCCGGACGGTACGCGCAGGTTGCTGCCGGATCACGAGCAGGGGCCAAAGGTGGAGCGCGAGGGCAATCTGTTACGCCTGCGCATCGGCGCCGCCCAGCGGCTGCTGCTGGCGGGCTATTCCACGGTGGCCCAGGTGTGCGCGGAGTTCGGCCAGAGCCTGGGCTTCGAAGTGGTGCTCTGCGACCCTCGTGACGAGGTGCTCCAGGGGGTCGAATTGCCGGGGGTGGAGATTCGACGCGAACTGCCCTCCGAGTTCATCCGCCAGGGCGGTTGCCACGCCGACACGGCGGTGGTGGCCCTGACCCACGACCCGAAGATCGACGACCTCGCCATGATCGAGGCCGTACGCACCGAGGCCTTCTATATCGGCGTGATGGGCTCCATGGCCACCAGCACCAAACGGATGGAGCGCCTGCGCCGCGTGGGCGGCCTGAACGAGGCGGAGCTCGCCCGCATCATCGCGCCCATCGGCCTCAACCTGGGCAGCAAGACCCCCTCCGAAATCGCGTTGGCCGTGCTGGCGGATATTCTGCGGGTGCGCAATGGGATTGCTCGGGAAAAGATTTGACCAGTCGAAATCAATCGCCCCTACAGAGACGGAATTCGCCCCCACAATGTCCGTGTCTGCGATGGCAATCCGGAGCTGACTGATGCCCACCGTCCCCGCCCTGATCCTCGCCGCCGGCTTCGGCTCCCGCTTTGGCAGCGACAAGCGTCGCGCGGCCTTGTCCGATGGCCGCACGCTGCTGGCGGCCAGCCTGCAGAGCGCGCTGCGGGTGTTCGACGAGGTGCATCTGGTCCTGCGTCCTGAAGATGACCCAGTGGCGCTGGGCTTGCCCGAGGGCTGCAACATCATCCGCTGCGAAGAGGCGACGCAGGGCATGGGCCATAGCCTGGCCGCCGGCGTGCGGGCTCTGTCGAGCGGGACGGGAGACGCCATCGCCGTGGTGCTGGGCGATATGCCCTGGATCGCCGAAACCAGCCTGCGGGCCTTGGTGGCGAAGGCCTCGGCGGAGCGCATCGTCTTTCCCGTCCATCACGACGAGCGCGGCCACCCGGTGCTGTTCGGCCGCGACTTC contains the following coding sequences:
- a CDS encoding XdhC family protein, which produces MQHLDLLVVRKALEWSRAGERVWLCTVLATYGSAPRAPGSLLAATASGHWIGSLSGGCVEDDFLERLAAGAFPEPVQLVRYGDGSDERSQIRLPCGGVLEVLVENLPSDCDVQAHLRELESALAGQRRLIRELSLPDGTRRLLPDHEQGPKVEREGNLLRLRIGAAQRLLLAGYSTVAQVCAEFGQSLGFEVVLCDPRDEVLQGVELPGVEIRRELPSEFIRQGGCHADTAVVALTHDPKIDDLAMIEAVRTEAFYIGVMGSMATSTKRMERLRRVGGLNEAELARIIAPIGLNLGSKTPSEIALAVLADILRVRNGIAREKI
- a CDS encoding nucleotidyltransferase family protein; this encodes MPTVPALILAAGFGSRFGSDKRRAALSDGRTLLAASLQSALRVFDEVHLVLRPEDDPVALGLPEGCNIIRCEEATQGMGHSLAAGVRALSSGTGDAIAVVLGDMPWIAETSLRALVAKASAERIVFPVHHDERGHPVLFGRDFWPELQQLTGDGGARCVLRAHASAWVAVGVDDPGVLRDVDSPEALDS